A portion of the Natrinema salaciae genome contains these proteins:
- a CDS encoding MarR family transcriptional regulator, giving the protein MAETDGEEIEDLPPSAKLVFKVLEYDGPLTQKQIVEESMLSARTVRYALERLEEIGIVDEDIYFADARQSLYRLEEPVAADGNGGVEESPKKDACCAE; this is encoded by the coding sequence ATGGCAGAGACCGACGGGGAGGAGATCGAAGACTTGCCACCGAGCGCGAAACTCGTCTTCAAGGTTCTCGAGTACGACGGGCCGCTGACGCAGAAACAGATCGTCGAGGAATCGATGCTCTCGGCCCGGACGGTACGATACGCGCTCGAGCGGCTCGAGGAGATCGGGATCGTCGACGAGGACATCTACTTTGCGGACGCTCGGCAGAGCCTCTATCGACTCGAGGAACCGGTCGCGGCCGACGGAAACGGCGGCGTCGAGGAGTCCCCGAAGAAAGACGCCTGCTGCGCGGAGTAA
- a CDS encoding CARDB domain-containing protein has translation MHLPNISYLLLSVLILAFVVPTAAVTIQTDTPTEDVVLEPAPSSNGKYATVEDGEIRLDLEALNDRAVTTADDVFTITVTDDAVERIWIDHDVPGLSFYERGDPSATITDSNPLEPAAGETTSVGVAVDTHVARSGTETFTVNVRYRDEGSSVGGPPETVPPSPAVNLTSLDVSPTTLATGETVTVNATYRNEGRDSGNVTSRLTVDGTVVDRRSFALEPNETKSVRFVRAMDWPGTYEVGVDGAETRPVTVDGPPIHVVNASVDDPSVTAGDAARVRATVRNPTDTRVDRTLEFAVDGIVVDSRAVSIPANGARTVTVERRFDESGRYEVGVSGVPAGTVTVDERAGISIRNRELSAATTAALAPPATAGLLFLAVAANRRWAFVR, from the coding sequence ATGCACCTCCCCAACATATCGTATCTACTACTCTCGGTACTCATCCTCGCATTTGTAGTGCCGACGGCAGCAGTCACGATCCAGACTGATACGCCAACCGAGGACGTCGTTCTCGAGCCGGCACCGAGTTCCAACGGAAAGTACGCGACGGTCGAAGACGGCGAAATCAGACTCGATCTCGAGGCGCTCAACGACCGCGCGGTGACGACCGCGGACGACGTATTTACGATCACCGTCACCGACGACGCCGTCGAACGGATCTGGATCGACCACGACGTTCCCGGGCTCTCCTTCTACGAGCGCGGCGATCCCAGTGCGACGATCACCGACTCGAACCCGCTCGAGCCCGCAGCCGGCGAGACCACGAGCGTCGGTGTCGCGGTCGACACGCACGTCGCCCGGAGCGGGACGGAGACGTTCACAGTGAACGTGCGCTACCGAGACGAGGGGTCGTCCGTGGGGGGACCGCCCGAGACGGTGCCTCCGTCCCCGGCTGTCAACCTCACGTCGCTCGACGTCTCGCCGACGACGCTCGCGACCGGCGAAACCGTCACGGTCAACGCGACGTACCGGAACGAGGGGCGCGACAGCGGGAACGTGACCTCCCGGTTGACCGTCGATGGCACCGTCGTCGACCGGCGATCGTTCGCGCTCGAGCCGAACGAGACGAAATCGGTCCGCTTCGTCCGGGCGATGGATTGGCCGGGGACGTACGAGGTCGGGGTCGACGGGGCGGAGACGCGACCGGTCACGGTCGACGGACCGCCGATTCACGTCGTCAACGCGTCCGTCGACGACCCGTCCGTCACCGCTGGTGACGCGGCGCGCGTTCGTGCGACCGTTCGGAACCCCACCGATACGCGGGTCGACCGCACGCTCGAGTTCGCGGTCGACGGCATCGTCGTCGACAGCCGTGCGGTCTCGATTCCGGCGAACGGCGCGCGGACGGTGACCGTCGAGCGTCGATTCGACGAGTCGGGCCGCTACGAGGTCGGAGTCAGCGGCGTCCCTGCAGGGACGGTGACCGTCGACGAGCGAGCCGGCATCTCGATCCGGAACCGCGAGCTCTCGGCGGCGACGACGGCGGCGCTCGCGCCGCCGGCGACGGCGGGACTGTTGTTCCTCGCGGTGGCCGCGAACCGCCGGTGGGCGTTCGTTCGATAG
- a CDS encoding NAD+ synthase: MSVDRKTFVFSDVARTNGAFVTDRRSLEVVRERIVAAIRTSVADAGADGVVVAMSGGLDSTLTTALAVEAVGNENVLGLGLPCHKTDAAHVNDARTLAEGMGIDYEEIQLRPLLEAFEGTVASELESESTSDASGRPDERTHAVGNAVARLRMVTAYYAANRQSRLVIGTANRSERLLGYFTKYGDGAADVYPLGDCYKTEVRALAKHIGIPRRIIGKEPTAGFWATQTDADELGARYDVIDPLLYRLVENDLPIEDAVADLRIDRETAREIESLYEATTHKRSTPPTPGIPDRGDDGTDSLR; this comes from the coding sequence ATGAGCGTAGATAGGAAGACGTTCGTCTTCTCGGACGTGGCGCGCACGAACGGGGCGTTCGTCACGGATCGTCGCTCGCTCGAGGTCGTCCGCGAGCGGATCGTGGCAGCGATCCGGACCAGCGTCGCCGACGCCGGCGCGGACGGCGTCGTCGTGGCGATGAGCGGCGGCCTCGACTCGACGTTGACGACGGCGCTCGCGGTCGAAGCCGTGGGCAACGAGAACGTGCTCGGACTGGGGCTGCCCTGTCACAAGACGGATGCGGCCCACGTCAACGACGCCCGGACGCTCGCCGAGGGAATGGGGATCGATTACGAAGAGATTCAGTTGCGGCCGCTTCTCGAGGCCTTCGAGGGGACGGTGGCGAGCGAACTCGAGTCGGAATCGACGTCGGACGCGAGCGGCCGACCCGACGAGCGTACCCACGCGGTCGGGAACGCGGTCGCGCGCCTGCGGATGGTCACCGCCTACTACGCGGCGAACCGCCAGTCGCGTCTCGTGATCGGGACCGCGAACCGTTCGGAGCGACTGCTGGGGTACTTCACCAAGTACGGGGACGGCGCGGCCGACGTCTATCCGCTCGGCGACTGCTACAAGACGGAGGTCCGGGCACTCGCGAAACACATCGGGATTCCCCGCCGCATCATCGGCAAAGAGCCGACGGCGGGATTCTGGGCGACCCAGACCGACGCCGACGAACTCGGCGCGCGATACGACGTGATCGACCCACTGTTGTACCGACTCGTGGAAAACGACCTCCCGATCGAGGACGCGGTCGCCGATCTCCGGATCGACCGCGAGACGGCACGCGAAATCGAGTCCCTGTACGAAGCGACCACACACAAGCGATCCACACCGCCGACGCCGGGAATCCCCGATCGGGGCGACGACGGAACGGACTCACTCCGGTGA
- a CDS encoding vWA domain-containing protein, whose protein sequence is MGERNGGDGSTARTQDRAASPIVGIVLLFGFVIVGALLVFVAGSAMFDALESQAHGEQSEQTLKQFDKDLTTAGIQNDTSGSVYFDEQTENKIVSDGELRVTVSDGYVSNTSRPIELRTLVTTDGGGNEFAYQAGGIWRVNDDRATAVSDPDLRYYTESVNDEQVGRVDISPVTVDGTVGTGEHAIQQASSETFHSFGKDIEYVNYVTVEVSDTAYHHGWYDFLKDEFNATDESEVSADCTSPGNVDENVICHDEAGETVTVVATVDGQTPLANLVDIEPTVYGGLYLEGTSDSLDSTLEVNGYDDNVIGTNETEDLFLANYNTYKLENNAEVTGIPVVNGELGSRGNPDISAIGYGLTVNPVHNRGPFDANNSAYWLGASVNDRDALATELSSSYSDIADINGEIDDVRTNYLDGNPTASGTVTAGMYDGAGSIGTVDSSDGNVHIGVDGNLNLAGVTVKGDNQTSIYVDGNVELSDVEIQPDDRANALWVYASNDSTITINDDFQGVVYAPGADIEIADGTTIDGAIVAGNDVGIGDNVEINFDRSLRSDTPLSPADENKMFEYGETRPPLDATFVLDRSGSMGPHKSVIDRERIEGDDWEPIPVDQPFRNENYGLDIEVRNTTTGDVKRLGSNDYADPDNWQEIRVIEHCGWYYCYDTTTIEVYQHPGNDPGRVRVDATRDFINLMNESNGDRAGVYEFNGRGNVLHHLDSDLNATKADVVGRANGGTSMGHGLKEALDDYRVNGKSGQERIAVLLSDGQNNRGGDSYMDTQVREAKDLNVTLYTVGLVGPRDSSIPEGKLENWAQDTGGEFYKAENSTALREIFETIAKDEVQVDQNIQMGISVTNERETTSGYAISVSEQTVEISD, encoded by the coding sequence ATGGGTGAAAGAAACGGGGGCGATGGGAGTACCGCTCGGACGCAAGACCGAGCAGCGAGCCCCATTGTCGGTATCGTCTTGCTGTTCGGTTTCGTTATTGTCGGCGCACTGCTGGTGTTCGTCGCCGGATCGGCGATGTTCGACGCGCTCGAGTCGCAGGCGCACGGGGAACAGAGCGAACAGACGCTGAAACAGTTCGACAAGGACCTCACGACGGCCGGGATACAAAACGACACCTCGGGATCCGTCTATTTCGACGAACAGACGGAGAACAAGATCGTGAGCGATGGGGAGCTCAGGGTGACGGTCTCGGACGGGTACGTGAGTAACACGAGTCGGCCGATCGAGTTACGCACTCTCGTGACGACGGACGGGGGCGGAAACGAGTTTGCGTACCAGGCCGGCGGCATCTGGCGGGTGAACGACGATCGAGCGACGGCCGTCTCGGACCCGGATCTCCGGTACTACACGGAGAGCGTCAACGACGAACAGGTGGGACGGGTCGACATTTCACCGGTCACGGTCGACGGGACCGTCGGTACCGGCGAGCACGCGATCCAACAGGCCAGTTCGGAGACGTTCCACTCGTTCGGAAAAGACATCGAGTACGTGAACTACGTGACCGTCGAGGTTTCCGACACGGCCTACCATCACGGCTGGTACGACTTCCTGAAAGACGAGTTCAATGCGACCGACGAGAGCGAGGTTTCGGCGGACTGCACCAGCCCTGGGAACGTCGACGAGAACGTCATCTGTCACGACGAAGCGGGAGAGACGGTTACGGTCGTCGCGACCGTCGACGGGCAGACGCCGCTCGCGAACCTCGTGGACATCGAGCCGACGGTGTACGGCGGCCTGTATCTCGAGGGGACGTCGGACAGCCTCGACTCGACACTCGAGGTGAACGGATACGACGATAACGTGATCGGAACCAACGAGACCGAGGACCTCTTCCTCGCGAATTACAACACGTACAAGCTCGAGAACAACGCAGAGGTAACCGGGATACCGGTCGTCAACGGCGAACTCGGTTCCAGGGGGAATCCGGATATTTCCGCGATCGGATACGGTCTCACCGTCAACCCGGTGCACAACAGGGGACCGTTCGACGCGAACAACAGCGCGTACTGGTTAGGTGCGAGTGTAAACGACAGGGATGCACTCGCGACCGAGTTGTCCAGTTCGTACAGCGATATCGCCGACATCAACGGCGAGATCGACGACGTCCGGACGAACTATCTCGACGGGAATCCGACGGCCAGCGGGACCGTCACCGCGGGGATGTACGACGGAGCCGGCTCGATCGGGACTGTCGATTCCTCCGACGGAAACGTTCACATCGGCGTCGACGGAAACCTCAATCTCGCGGGCGTCACCGTGAAAGGGGACAACCAGACGAGTATCTACGTCGACGGCAACGTCGAACTCTCGGACGTCGAGATCCAACCCGACGACCGGGCGAACGCCCTCTGGGTGTACGCCTCGAACGACTCGACGATCACGATCAACGACGACTTCCAGGGCGTCGTCTACGCGCCGGGTGCCGACATCGAAATCGCCGATGGAACGACGATCGACGGCGCGATCGTCGCCGGAAACGACGTGGGAATCGGCGACAACGTCGAGATCAACTTCGATCGGTCGCTACGGTCGGACACGCCGCTTTCGCCCGCCGACGAAAACAAGATGTTCGAGTACGGGGAGACGAGACCGCCGCTCGACGCGACGTTCGTGCTCGACCGGTCCGGGTCGATGGGGCCGCACAAGTCCGTAATCGACAGGGAACGGATAGAGGGCGACGACTGGGAACCGATTCCCGTCGACCAGCCCTTCCGGAACGAGAATTACGGTCTCGATATCGAAGTTCGAAACACCACCACCGGGGACGTCAAACGCCTCGGATCCAACGACTACGCCGACCCCGATAACTGGCAGGAGATCCGCGTCATAGAGCATTGTGGCTGGTACTATTGCTACGATACCACCACCATCGAGGTGTACCAGCATCCGGGCAACGATCCAGGCAGGGTCCGCGTCGATGCGACCAGGGACTTCATCAACCTGATGAACGAGTCGAACGGCGATCGAGCCGGCGTGTACGAATTCAACGGCCGTGGAAACGTGCTTCACCACCTCGACTCGGACCTCAACGCGACCAAAGCGGACGTCGTCGGCAGGGCGAACGGCGGAACGAGCATGGGTCACGGTCTCAAGGAAGCCCTCGACGACTACAGAGTCAACGGAAAGTCGGGGCAAGAACGAATCGCGGTGCTGTTGAGTGACGGGCAAAACAACCGCGGCGGCGACTCGTACATGGATACGCAAGTCCGAGAGGCCAAAGATCTCAACGTCACGCTCTACACCGTCGGACTCGTCGGGCCGAGAGATAGCTCGATCCCGGAGGGGAAACTCGAGAACTGGGCCCAAGACACCGGGGGAGAGTTCTACAAAGCGGAAAACTCCACCGCCCTCCGTGAGATCTTCGAGACGATCGCCAAAGACGAGGTCCAGGTCGACCAGAACATCCAGATGGGCATTTCCGTCACCAACGAGCGGGAGACCACGAGCGGCTACGCGATCAGCGTATCCGAGCAGACGGTGGAGATCAGCGACTGA
- a CDS encoding DUF5305 domain-containing protein, whose protein sequence is MIDSPRLELLLAKQGRAIAIALVVVGVLAIAATGWAVANPETTTTPRFGEERVTTDTHTSALVTENGTLWTEGERLTDSSVYVLNASPELTVAPVTRLRNETGGTPIEEGNVSHELLLRFEATRDDASFWNETHRVLRDTPSVENGVATSEATIDMESYRQRQRHLEREVSGIGSVTLTMVLRVEYDTGRHQGTLTSSAPVEITEEAYWLDGSLSNSASDSHRSGTERTTESRSPALVGGLSVLGTLSLAGAALVARRSPTDIEAARRAVHEQRYAEWISRGSIPMWIGDYHVSLDTLEDVVDVAIDTNERVVHDDQRGLFAVVNDGVVYYYSDRGLWEETAWPEMDLEEQSAVIDGDGELSADELSGLDPSDEFASPDDPDGFEDDEAVWEQL, encoded by the coding sequence ATGATCGATAGTCCGCGTCTCGAGTTACTGCTCGCGAAGCAGGGGCGGGCGATCGCGATCGCGCTCGTCGTCGTCGGCGTGCTCGCGATCGCCGCGACCGGCTGGGCCGTCGCGAACCCCGAGACGACGACCACGCCTCGGTTCGGCGAGGAGCGCGTCACGACCGACACACACACGAGCGCCCTCGTCACCGAAAACGGGACGCTCTGGACCGAGGGCGAGCGGCTCACCGACAGCTCCGTCTACGTGCTGAACGCCTCGCCGGAACTGACGGTCGCGCCCGTGACGAGGCTGCGAAACGAAACCGGTGGGACGCCGATCGAGGAAGGAAACGTCAGCCACGAACTCCTGCTCCGCTTCGAAGCGACTCGCGACGACGCCTCGTTCTGGAACGAGACCCACCGGGTGCTTCGCGACACGCCGTCGGTCGAGAATGGCGTCGCGACCTCGGAGGCGACGATCGATATGGAATCCTACCGGCAGCGACAGCGCCACCTCGAGCGGGAGGTGAGCGGAATCGGGTCGGTCACGCTCACGATGGTGCTTCGCGTCGAGTACGACACCGGACGCCATCAGGGGACGCTCACGAGTTCGGCGCCGGTAGAGATCACGGAGGAGGCCTACTGGCTGGACGGCTCGCTGTCCAATTCGGCCTCGGACAGCCATCGGAGCGGGACCGAGCGGACGACGGAGTCCCGGAGTCCGGCGCTCGTCGGCGGACTGTCGGTGCTCGGGACGCTCTCGCTGGCCGGAGCGGCGCTCGTCGCTCGCCGGTCGCCCACCGACATCGAAGCCGCTCGCCGGGCCGTCCACGAACAGCGGTACGCCGAGTGGATCTCGCGGGGCTCGATCCCGATGTGGATCGGCGACTACCACGTCTCGCTCGATACGCTCGAGGACGTCGTCGACGTCGCGATCGACACCAACGAGCGCGTCGTCCACGACGACCAACGGGGGCTGTTCGCGGTCGTCAACGACGGCGTCGTCTACTACTACAGCGATCGCGGCCTCTGGGAGGAGACCGCCTGGCCGGAGATGGACCTGGAGGAGCAGTCGGCCGTCATCGACGGCGACGGGGAGCTGTCGGCCGACGAGCTCTCCGGACTCGATCCGAGCGACGAGTTCGCGTCCCCCGACGATCCGGACGGGTTCGAGGACGACGAAGCGGTCTGGGAACAGCTGTAG
- a CDS encoding signal peptidase I — MTATALVKRSVALVVALVVILLLVGQLLGQPILLGYVATGSMEPTMDAGDGFVAIPSAVTGPVEEGDVVVFQARDLHGGGLTTHRVVDETDEGYVTKGDANPFTDQDGGEPHVTDGQIVAEALQIHGEVVTVPHLGTAIMGVQQFTARAYGTIASAFGLTSTASSNGLGSMLVAVGVAMLGFGTLVERLGPARRDVTRSRSRDNVIAFWTALALVLLVFVTFATAAMVVPSGTSEYELVSTETPDDNPQIVAPGATTELTRTVDNAGYLPIVVVHEPESGGIETDPDRQTVGIRDRGETTVTLSAPEETGSYTRHLGEYRYLAVLPPSVLVWLHGVHPLAAIAAVNGVIVGVAVAIVLAIFGSGDIRFRSAGAHVPFSTRLERKLRNWFRNRE; from the coding sequence ATGACCGCGACCGCGCTCGTCAAGCGGAGTGTCGCGCTCGTCGTTGCCCTGGTCGTGATCCTCCTGCTCGTCGGGCAACTCCTCGGCCAGCCGATTCTGCTTGGGTACGTCGCGACCGGGAGTATGGAGCCGACGATGGACGCCGGAGACGGGTTCGTCGCGATTCCCAGCGCGGTTACGGGACCGGTCGAGGAGGGTGACGTCGTCGTGTTTCAGGCGCGGGACCTCCACGGCGGCGGACTGACGACACACCGCGTGGTCGACGAGACGGATGAAGGGTACGTGACGAAAGGCGACGCGAATCCGTTTACCGATCAGGACGGCGGCGAGCCCCACGTCACGGACGGGCAGATCGTCGCCGAAGCCCTGCAGATACACGGCGAGGTCGTCACCGTTCCTCATCTCGGAACCGCCATTATGGGTGTACAGCAGTTCACAGCGCGAGCGTACGGGACGATCGCGTCGGCGTTCGGGTTGACGTCCACCGCGTCCTCGAACGGCCTCGGCTCCATGTTGGTCGCGGTCGGCGTCGCCATGCTCGGGTTCGGAACGCTGGTCGAGCGGCTCGGCCCCGCGCGGCGCGACGTGACCCGGTCGCGGTCGCGCGACAACGTGATCGCGTTCTGGACCGCACTCGCGCTCGTCTTGCTCGTATTCGTCACGTTCGCGACCGCGGCGATGGTCGTTCCGTCGGGGACATCCGAGTACGAACTCGTCAGCACGGAAACGCCCGACGACAACCCCCAGATCGTCGCGCCCGGAGCGACGACCGAACTGACCCGGACCGTCGATAACGCCGGCTACCTCCCCATCGTCGTCGTTCACGAACCCGAGAGCGGTGGCATTGAGACCGATCCCGACCGACAGACGGTCGGGATACGCGACCGCGGCGAGACGACGGTGACGCTGTCGGCACCCGAGGAGACGGGCAGTTACACGCGCCACCTCGGCGAGTATCGCTATCTCGCCGTGTTGCCGCCGTCGGTCCTGGTCTGGCTGCATGGCGTCCACCCGCTCGCCGCCATCGCGGCGGTGAACGGCGTCATCGTCGGTGTGGCCGTCGCGATCGTTCTCGCGATCTTCGGCAGCGGGGATATCCGGTTTCGGTCCGCGGGTGCACACGTCCCGTTCTCGACCCGACTCGAGCGGAAGCTTCGGAACTGGTTTCGAAACCGAGAGTAA
- a CDS encoding DUF7344 domain-containing protein yields MATTSESQPAQTGPAADDAQSREGEIFDLLSNQRRRYAIHYCKREAGPVTLGDLAEHVAAWELEKEVEELTSAERKRVYTSLQQSHLPTLERADVIEFDDRTIELTDEAAELDVYLDIVPGDSVPWGVYYLGLTVIGTIVMAGLWLEVLPTETIPELGWATAVFALFAVSAVVHVGQNRRMRLGGMERPP; encoded by the coding sequence ATGGCAACGACAAGCGAGAGCCAGCCGGCCCAGACGGGGCCTGCGGCCGACGACGCCCAGTCGAGGGAAGGGGAAATTTTCGACCTGCTGAGCAATCAGCGTCGCCGGTACGCCATCCACTACTGCAAGCGCGAAGCCGGCCCCGTCACGTTGGGTGACCTCGCCGAGCACGTCGCCGCCTGGGAACTCGAGAAGGAGGTCGAGGAACTCACGTCGGCCGAACGGAAGCGCGTGTACACGTCGTTACAGCAGAGCCATCTGCCGACGCTCGAGCGAGCCGACGTGATCGAGTTCGACGACCGAACGATCGAACTCACCGACGAAGCGGCGGAGCTGGACGTCTACCTCGACATCGTGCCCGGCGATTCGGTCCCGTGGGGCGTCTACTATCTGGGGCTGACCGTGATCGGGACGATCGTGATGGCAGGGCTGTGGCTCGAGGTGTTGCCGACCGAGACGATACCGGAACTCGGCTGGGCGACGGCGGTCTTCGCGCTGTTCGCCGTGTCGGCGGTCGTCCACGTGGGACAGAACCGACGAATGCGACTCGGCGGGATGGAGCGGCCGCCGTAG